The following coding sequences lie in one Mycobacterium gordonae genomic window:
- a CDS encoding DUF732 domain-containing protein — protein sequence MRRFGSVVLFLGSLLVAGTAPRAHADAVAYLVNVTMRPGYDFATADDALQYGNGLCDKISGGRSYASLIGDVKSDFSTTDEYQASYLLNQAVNELCPALIWQLRHSAADYRIGG from the coding sequence ATGCGCCGTTTTGGTTCGGTGGTGTTGTTCCTGGGCTCGTTACTCGTCGCTGGCACGGCGCCGCGAGCCCATGCGGACGCGGTGGCCTATCTGGTCAACGTAACCATGCGTCCCGGCTACGACTTCGCCACCGCCGACGATGCGCTCCAGTATGGCAATGGATTGTGCGACAAGATATCTGGGGGACGCAGCTATGCCTCGCTGATCGGCGACGTCAAGTCCGACTTCAGCACCACCGACGAATACCAGGCGTCGTATCTGCTGAACCAGGCCGTGAACGAGTTGTGTCCGGCTCTGATCTGGCAGTTACGTCACTCCGCAGCCGACTACCGAATTGGAGGCTGA
- a CDS encoding CAP domain-containing protein, producing the protein MRRMLLTISAISLGAVSGVPLAHADNKRLNDSVVANVFTVQHQAGCTNDVKISPQLQLAAQRHSLDVLNNRNLNGDIGSDGSGPQDRAAAAGYRGKVAETVAINPAMAISGVELINQWYYEPAYFAIMSNCANSQIGVWSENSPDRTVVVAVYGQPAVPAATPLKPPSVVALQENVPLDPRPDYDATDEIEYAVDWFPWILRGVNPPPGIPPE; encoded by the coding sequence ATGAGGCGAATGCTGCTCACGATCTCCGCGATATCGTTGGGTGCCGTGTCGGGGGTGCCGTTGGCCCACGCGGACAACAAGCGCCTCAATGACAGCGTGGTCGCCAATGTGTTCACCGTTCAACATCAGGCAGGCTGCACCAACGATGTGAAGATCAGTCCGCAACTGCAGCTGGCCGCTCAGCGGCACTCACTCGACGTCTTGAACAACCGAAACCTCAACGGCGACATCGGCTCCGACGGGTCCGGACCCCAGGACCGGGCCGCCGCTGCCGGCTATCGCGGTAAGGTCGCGGAAACGGTGGCAATCAATCCCGCCATGGCGATCAGCGGTGTCGAGTTGATCAATCAATGGTATTACGAGCCAGCGTATTTCGCGATCATGTCCAATTGCGCCAACAGTCAGATCGGCGTGTGGTCAGAGAACAGCCCCGACCGGACCGTCGTGGTAGCGGTCTACGGACAACCCGCTGTCCCGGCCGCGACACCGCTCAAGCCGCCGTCGGTAGTGGCACTGCAAGAGAATGTTCCTCTCGATCCCCGCCCGGATTACGACGCCACCGACGAGATCGAATACGCCGTCGACTGGTTCCCGTGGATACTGCGCGGGGTGAACCCGCCACCCGGAATCCCGCCGGAGTGA
- a CDS encoding DUF4333 domain-containing protein: MIFAHSTGTRLAAAALAGLSALSLSACGKPTVKPEGAAQSVIDVVSKQTGFRPTEVNCPSGVEAKVGQQFDCHFTGPEGTPYTAHMRVTKVDGETVLFDVNSRPS, encoded by the coding sequence ATGATCTTCGCCCATTCGACCGGTACCCGGCTCGCCGCAGCGGCACTCGCCGGGCTGTCGGCGCTGTCATTATCGGCATGCGGCAAACCGACGGTGAAACCCGAGGGCGCCGCGCAATCGGTCATCGACGTCGTCTCCAAGCAGACGGGCTTCCGTCCGACGGAGGTAAATTGCCCGTCAGGAGTCGAAGCCAAAGTGGGCCAGCAGTTCGACTGTCACTTCACCGGGCCGGAGGGCACGCCCTACACGGCACACATGCGAGTCACCAAGGTCGACGGCGAGACCGTCTTGTTCGACGTCAACTCCCGGCCGAGCTAG
- a CDS encoding NAD(P)H-dependent flavin oxidoreductase, producing MPIDQTNRLCALADIDIPIIQAPMTYIAGAQLAAAVSNAGALGIIETTSEQGRADVQRVHELTDRPVGANIALLFNRDPAVVNLLVDNNIRFVTTSAGDPSLFTARLHDAGICVFHVVGTLAAARKAVDAGVDGLVVEGVEGGGFKSRFGASTMVLLPLVAAHVDVPIVAAGGICDARSMAAALVLGADGVQMGTRLLASADSPVHGNLKQAVVGADETSTVLLPLDGRRMMRVIRTSAAEKLDGTASFEQGAAALQRVQRLYFDGDMDASVANAGQVAGRIDDLPPAADIIARMWSGCRQVLAATVDRLPSSAGS from the coding sequence ATGCCGATTGACCAGACGAACCGGCTCTGTGCCCTGGCCGACATCGACATTCCGATCATCCAGGCGCCGATGACCTATATCGCCGGCGCGCAACTGGCCGCGGCGGTGTCCAATGCCGGGGCGCTGGGCATCATCGAAACCACGTCGGAGCAAGGACGTGCCGATGTGCAGCGGGTTCATGAACTGACCGACCGGCCCGTCGGGGCTAACATCGCGCTGCTGTTCAATCGCGACCCCGCCGTCGTCAACCTGTTGGTTGACAACAATATTCGCTTCGTGACCACTTCAGCAGGTGACCCCTCGCTATTCACCGCCCGACTGCACGATGCTGGAATCTGCGTCTTCCATGTGGTCGGGACTTTGGCGGCGGCGAGGAAGGCGGTCGACGCCGGCGTGGACGGCTTGGTGGTCGAAGGTGTGGAGGGAGGCGGATTCAAGAGCCGCTTCGGAGCGTCGACGATGGTTCTGCTGCCATTGGTAGCGGCCCACGTGGACGTACCGATCGTGGCGGCGGGTGGCATCTGCGATGCCCGATCGATGGCCGCCGCATTGGTGCTCGGGGCCGACGGTGTGCAGATGGGCACCCGCCTGCTGGCCTCCGCCGACTCGCCGGTACACGGCAACCTCAAGCAGGCAGTCGTTGGCGCAGACGAGACGTCCACGGTGCTACTCCCCCTGGATGGCAGGCGAATGATGCGCGTGATCCGCACCTCTGCCGCGGAAAAGCTGGACGGCACCGCGTCTTTCGAGCAGGGCGCTGCGGCGCTGCAACGAGTGCAGCGGCTCTACTTCGACGGCGACATGGACGCCAGTGTTGCCAATGCCGGACAGGTGGCCGGACGGATCGACGACCTTCCACCCGCCGCCGACATCATCGCGCGCATGTGGAGCGGATGTCGGCAGGTGCTGGCCGCCACCGTTGATCGGCTGCCTAGCTCGGCCGGGAGTTGA
- a CDS encoding NYN domain-containing protein yields the protein MRWIVDGMNVIGSRPDGWWKDRQRAMVVLTQRLDQWAQTQPDAVTVVFERPPSTPIRSTLIEVAFAPRAAANSADDEIVRLVQADHRPEQIRVVTSDRALTERVRHLGATVIRAEGFRDLIDPRDAKTGEHHAD from the coding sequence GTGCGATGGATTGTCGACGGAATGAACGTGATCGGGAGTCGTCCCGACGGCTGGTGGAAAGACCGCCAGCGCGCGATGGTGGTGCTGACACAACGGCTTGACCAGTGGGCGCAAACCCAGCCCGACGCCGTGACGGTGGTGTTCGAGCGCCCGCCGTCAACGCCGATCCGCTCGACGCTGATCGAGGTGGCCTTCGCGCCGCGAGCCGCGGCGAACTCGGCCGATGACGAGATTGTCCGGCTTGTGCAGGCCGACCACCGACCCGAGCAGATCCGGGTCGTGACATCAGACAGGGCGCTGACCGAGCGTGTTCGGCACCTGGGGGCCACGGTGATCCGGGCTGAGGGGTTCCGCGACCTGATCGACCCGCGCGACGCCAAAACCGGAGAGCACCATGCCGATTGA
- a CDS encoding PE family protein, whose product MSHDPAAGDIGSQLVDIGSQGLSAASTAAMSVLTGLIPAGGEEVSMQAVMAFAQEAATMLASNTAAQEELMRAGTALTDIARMYGESDDSAAGAVMFSAATMSRFGSAGGSSMSGGGLGVAALQGQLGAAAGNPVLAGFTSEAASSSMASTAASAGSSAMSGAAPLGSGMSGAGASGGASKASLASATAPADDQDERQHDGEDEQARERLL is encoded by the coding sequence ATGTCGCATGATCCGGCCGCAGGTGACATCGGTTCGCAGCTGGTCGACATCGGTAGCCAGGGTCTCAGCGCCGCATCGACGGCGGCCATGTCGGTGTTGACTGGACTGATACCTGCCGGCGGTGAAGAGGTGTCGATGCAGGCGGTGATGGCTTTCGCGCAGGAGGCAGCGACCATGCTGGCGTCGAACACCGCAGCTCAGGAAGAGCTGATGAGGGCCGGCACCGCGTTGACCGACATCGCCCGGATGTACGGCGAATCCGACGACTCGGCGGCCGGCGCGGTGATGTTTAGCGCCGCCACGATGTCCCGGTTCGGCTCGGCCGGCGGGTCGAGCATGAGCGGTGGCGGCCTGGGTGTCGCCGCACTGCAGGGCCAACTCGGCGCAGCGGCGGGCAATCCGGTGCTGGCCGGGTTCACTTCCGAGGCGGCGTCGTCGTCAATGGCTTCCACGGCCGCCAGCGCGGGCTCGTCGGCGATGAGCGGTGCGGCACCGCTGGGCAGCGGCATGAGCGGTGCCGGAGCTTCGGGTGGGGCTTCCAAAGCGAGCCTGGCGTCGGCCACCGCGCCGGCTGACGACCAAGACGAACGTCAGCACGACGGCGAGGACGAGCAGGCCCGCGAGCGGCTGCTCTGA
- a CDS encoding PE family protein, translated as MTFDPVVGDIGAQVVQIGISSLQAGDHAQQSITGLAPAGSDEVSMLAAASFQQDAGSILELHRAAQQELIRTGAALTQIAQTYTDADQSAAQAVIVSALPMSNPWAAE; from the coding sequence ATGACATTTGATCCGGTCGTCGGTGACATCGGCGCGCAGGTCGTCCAGATCGGCATCAGCAGCCTGCAGGCCGGAGACCACGCGCAGCAATCGATCACCGGCCTGGCACCCGCTGGTTCCGACGAAGTATCGATGCTGGCAGCGGCTTCTTTTCAGCAAGACGCCGGCTCGATTTTGGAGCTGCACAGGGCCGCTCAGCAAGAGCTGATACGGACCGGTGCGGCCCTGACACAGATCGCGCAGACCTACACGGATGCCGACCAGTCAGCCGCGCAGGCCGTCATTGTCAGCGCGCTTCCGATGTCAAATCCGTGGGCCGCAGAATAG
- a CDS encoding WS/DGAT/MGAT family O-acyltransferase, whose amino-acid sequence MGAFRLARIKRSPIPGAADNVIDLADQAMFLGERATGATGLLQCAWDYHHTIDVDGLRMFHHHLQQGRLRRSIEPSPLPFGRHRWVSPQRFADIEIVAEARPRAEFDAWLVEQAHLRLDAEHGPPWRLAVLPFAEGGAGVSLVLSHCLADGLGLCEALADAAAGRDDAVRWPEARSRRRTRVLRADLRQTVRDLPASGRAVGAVARMAWRERGSASPSPGRFVVRDEPIAMPMTTVFLDGDEWDARAHALGGTSNALFAAVAARLAQRAGRVAADGSLVLAMPVNERTPGDTRANAVTNADITVPRVPTTTDLRDIRATIKEALLRHNEIPNERWALMPLVPFLPKRLVKRLVGVAAGTPSTVVASNLGAIDPDVTRADGTPADSFAMMSLFPGVTTSMMHSTGGRLALASGRVYGRMFISVLAYQPDRFNSNGVLRQDLLGTLREFALTPTCGWPRPGPLDEAA is encoded by the coding sequence ATGGGCGCATTCCGCCTCGCCAGAATAAAGCGATCGCCAATTCCTGGAGCTGCCGACAACGTGATCGATCTGGCCGACCAGGCCATGTTCCTGGGTGAACGAGCCACCGGAGCCACCGGCTTGCTGCAGTGCGCCTGGGATTACCACCACACGATCGACGTCGACGGCCTCCGGATGTTTCATCACCACCTACAGCAGGGACGGCTACGGCGCAGCATTGAGCCCTCACCTCTGCCTTTCGGCCGCCATCGTTGGGTCAGTCCGCAACGCTTCGCCGACATCGAGATCGTGGCGGAGGCCCGCCCGCGCGCGGAGTTCGACGCCTGGCTCGTCGAGCAGGCCCACCTGCGACTGGACGCCGAGCACGGGCCGCCGTGGCGCCTTGCGGTACTTCCGTTCGCAGAAGGCGGCGCCGGAGTGAGCCTGGTGCTGTCCCATTGCCTGGCTGACGGGCTGGGGTTGTGCGAAGCGTTGGCCGACGCCGCTGCCGGCCGCGACGACGCCGTCCGCTGGCCCGAAGCCCGTTCGCGTCGGCGCACGCGGGTGCTGCGGGCCGACCTTCGCCAAACGGTGCGCGACCTCCCGGCGTCCGGTCGCGCTGTCGGTGCAGTCGCCCGGATGGCCTGGCGGGAACGCGGTTCCGCGTCGCCATCACCCGGCCGATTCGTCGTGCGCGACGAACCAATCGCGATGCCGATGACGACGGTTTTTCTCGACGGTGACGAGTGGGATGCCCGCGCGCACGCGCTCGGCGGCACCAGCAACGCGCTGTTCGCCGCCGTGGCGGCCCGGCTGGCCCAGCGTGCGGGACGAGTCGCCGCCGATGGCTCCCTGGTGTTGGCGATGCCCGTCAACGAGCGCACCCCGGGGGACACCCGCGCCAACGCGGTGACCAACGCCGACATCACCGTCCCTCGGGTGCCGACGACGACCGATCTCCGCGACATCCGCGCGACGATCAAGGAAGCACTGCTCCGCCACAACGAGATTCCCAACGAGCGGTGGGCCCTGATGCCGCTGGTGCCGTTCCTGCCCAAACGACTGGTCAAGCGGTTGGTCGGGGTGGCCGCGGGTACGCCCAGCACCGTCGTCGCATCCAACCTCGGCGCCATCGACCCTGATGTGACCCGCGCCGACGGCACACCGGCCGACAGTTTCGCGATGATGTCGCTGTTTCCCGGTGTGACGACATCGATGATGCACAGCACCGGCGGACGGTTGGCGCTGGCTTCCGGACGCGTGTACGGCCGCATGTTCATCTCCGTACTTGCGTATCAGCCAGACCGGTTCAACTCGAATGGCGTTCTGCGGCAGGACCTGCTCGGCACGCTGCGAGAGTTCGCACTCACCCCCACCTGCGGCTGGCCGCGCCCCGGACCGCTCGACGAGGCCGCTTGA
- a CDS encoding response regulator produces the protein MGGTELTVLVVDDDFRVANMHAGIVDAMPGFAVSATANTVVAARQAAPVDLALVDVYLPDGSGIDFIRELRGDSMVLTAATEADTIRAAMAAGAVSYLVKPFATTELAARLAGYARYRKILSAPNLTAADVDSALDALRPKVVPAQSPTTVASPTKKLVLQALQASEVPMSAAEVAAAIGISRATAQRYLASLATTGEVSVGLRYGTTGRPEQEFAAGDPAARPRR, from the coding sequence ATGGGTGGAACAGAACTGACGGTTCTGGTGGTCGATGACGACTTCCGTGTCGCCAACATGCACGCCGGAATCGTTGACGCGATGCCGGGTTTCGCAGTATCTGCCACCGCCAACACCGTGGTGGCCGCACGTCAGGCCGCACCGGTCGACCTGGCACTCGTCGATGTCTATCTGCCCGACGGGTCCGGCATCGACTTCATCCGCGAATTGCGCGGTGACAGCATGGTTCTGACGGCGGCGACGGAAGCCGACACCATCCGCGCCGCAATGGCGGCAGGTGCGGTGAGCTATCTGGTCAAGCCCTTCGCCACCACCGAACTGGCCGCGCGGCTGGCGGGCTACGCGCGCTATCGCAAGATCCTGTCCGCTCCGAATCTCACTGCCGCTGACGTGGACTCGGCTCTGGATGCGCTGCGTCCCAAAGTGGTTCCGGCTCAGTCACCCACCACCGTGGCCTCGCCGACGAAGAAGCTGGTGCTGCAGGCTCTGCAAGCATCAGAGGTGCCGATGTCCGCGGCCGAGGTAGCTGCCGCCATCGGTATATCGCGGGCAACGGCGCAACGCTATCTGGCGTCGCTGGCCACCACCGGCGAGGTCAGCGTGGGGTTGCGCTACGGGACGACGGGCCGGCCGGAACAGGAGTTCGCCGCAGGCGATCCGGCGGCGCGACCGCGACGGTGA
- a CDS encoding sensor histidine kinase yields MPIRGRIDLRLASRVLLLQLVLVTLTLIVAFGLFAEFNRHRLDLQYGEHAMDIARVVASSPTVLNNIGRYENIPLTPTVTAPSALVNELATGPLQSVASRVEQRTHVLFVVITNTQGLRLAHPHRDELGLRVSTDPSKALSGQEEVVHQAGTLGRSIVAKVPVVEPGTNRVLGMVSVGISTKEFDEQFSKNLRVLAPLGGAALLIGVVGSVALARRWRGMTLGLRPAEMAELVRTQAAVLHGIGEGVLAADETGSITFVNDEACRLLEIGTDLGGRIDEIGLTPRVLDVFHAADSAPTLATVGQRIVVVSARKVQRDGRPLGTVLVVRDRTDVESLTRQLDAVQVMSTALRAQRHEFANRLHLLNGLLHTGHVEEGLQYLEELLGSGPLGSALPGIDAIRDTHLQAFLGAKAAAAREAGVTLKIGENTWVSGRLELPVDVTTVVGNLLDNAIDAARTGENLAREVEIELLQEGSTLHVTVADSGDGVAPDFVAKLFTEGTSTKPDSGIPGGRGIGLALSRQISRSLGGELRLSSPGSPAAREGLIGAEFIARLPGVMTEEEQWVEQN; encoded by the coding sequence ATGCCCATCCGGGGTCGCATCGACTTGCGGCTCGCCAGTCGGGTGCTGTTGCTGCAACTGGTCCTGGTCACTCTGACGTTGATAGTGGCTTTCGGGCTGTTCGCTGAGTTCAACCGCCATCGCCTGGACCTCCAATACGGCGAGCACGCAATGGATATCGCCCGTGTCGTGGCCTCGTCCCCTACCGTGCTCAACAACATCGGGCGCTACGAGAACATCCCGCTGACCCCGACCGTGACCGCGCCGTCAGCCCTGGTGAATGAACTGGCGACCGGGCCTCTGCAGTCGGTCGCGTCGCGCGTTGAGCAGCGCACCCACGTGTTGTTCGTAGTCATCACAAACACTCAGGGCCTCAGACTCGCCCATCCCCATCGCGACGAGTTGGGGCTGCGCGTCAGTACGGATCCCTCCAAGGCCCTTAGCGGCCAGGAAGAGGTGGTTCATCAGGCGGGCACGCTAGGACGTTCGATCGTCGCCAAGGTGCCGGTGGTGGAGCCCGGGACAAATCGGGTGCTGGGCATGGTCAGCGTCGGTATCTCCACAAAAGAGTTCGACGAACAGTTCTCCAAGAATCTGCGGGTGCTGGCCCCCCTGGGTGGGGCGGCGCTGTTGATCGGTGTGGTGGGTTCGGTGGCGCTCGCGCGGCGGTGGCGAGGGATGACGCTGGGTCTGCGCCCGGCTGAGATGGCAGAACTGGTGCGCACCCAGGCAGCAGTGCTGCACGGCATCGGTGAAGGGGTGCTGGCCGCAGACGAGACGGGCAGCATCACCTTCGTCAACGACGAAGCATGCCGGTTGTTGGAGATCGGCACCGACCTGGGCGGACGCATCGATGAGATTGGTTTGACGCCAAGGGTTCTGGATGTGTTCCACGCGGCCGATTCGGCGCCGACATTGGCCACCGTCGGCCAGCGCATCGTGGTGGTCTCGGCGCGCAAAGTGCAGCGCGACGGACGGCCGCTGGGCACCGTGTTGGTGGTGCGCGACCGCACCGACGTCGAGTCACTGACTCGGCAACTGGATGCCGTGCAGGTCATGAGCACAGCGCTGCGTGCCCAGCGCCACGAGTTCGCCAACCGGTTGCACCTGCTGAACGGGCTGTTGCACACCGGTCATGTCGAGGAGGGGTTGCAGTACCTGGAGGAGTTACTCGGATCCGGCCCGCTCGGATCGGCATTGCCAGGCATCGACGCCATCCGTGACACCCACCTGCAGGCGTTCCTGGGAGCCAAAGCCGCGGCCGCCCGGGAAGCCGGTGTGACGCTCAAGATCGGCGAGAACACGTGGGTGTCGGGCAGGCTGGAACTCCCCGTGGATGTCACCACCGTGGTCGGGAACCTGCTCGACAATGCGATCGACGCGGCCCGAACCGGTGAGAATTTAGCTAGAGAGGTTGAAATCGAACTTCTGCAGGAGGGTTCGACCTTGCATGTCACGGTCGCCGACAGCGGTGACGGCGTCGCGCCCGACTTCGTCGCGAAATTGTTCACCGAGGGCACGTCAACCAAACCTGACTCCGGGATTCCTGGTGGGCGCGGCATCGGACTTGCCTTGTCGCGCCAGATCAGCCGATCTCTGGGTGGTGAGCTCCGGTTGTCGAGTCCGGGGAGTCCGGCCGCACGGGAGGGGTTGATCGGTGCGGAGTTCATCGCCCGTCTGCCAGGGGTGATGACTGAGGAGGAGCAATGGGTGGAACAGAACTGA
- a CDS encoding NAD-dependent epimerase/dehydratase family protein produces the protein MRDSKILITGVTGQVATPVAVALAADNEVWGAARFTDAAARTRLEQAGVRCATVNLADGDFNGLPSDFDYVLNLAVAKSGRWEKDLAANADAVGLLMAHCRGAQAFLHCSSAAVYDPPDDDVRTERTALGDNHKPLFPTYSISKIAGEAVARSMSRVLGVPTTIARLNVPYGDNGGWMYYHMEMMLAGIPIPVPPGEPALYNPIHQDDIIATIPKLLAVATVPATTVNWAGDQVVSIQQWCAYLGTLTGREPVFDESPQALRGNPVDVSRLRELIGTGSTVDWQDGLRRMTAKFHPELVSAKS, from the coding sequence ATGCGCGACTCGAAGATCCTGATCACGGGGGTGACCGGACAGGTTGCCACCCCGGTTGCCGTCGCCCTGGCAGCTGACAACGAAGTCTGGGGCGCGGCCCGGTTCACCGACGCCGCGGCGCGCACCCGCCTCGAGCAAGCGGGCGTGCGCTGCGCGACGGTCAACCTGGCCGACGGAGATTTCAACGGCTTGCCGTCCGATTTCGACTACGTCCTCAACCTTGCGGTCGCCAAGAGCGGTAGGTGGGAGAAGGACTTGGCGGCCAACGCCGACGCGGTGGGCCTCTTGATGGCGCATTGTCGCGGCGCGCAAGCCTTTCTGCACTGCTCATCGGCGGCGGTATACGACCCGCCCGACGACGATGTGCGCACCGAGCGCACTGCGCTGGGAGACAACCACAAACCGCTGTTCCCCACCTACTCGATCTCCAAGATTGCCGGGGAGGCTGTCGCCCGTTCGATGTCGCGCGTGCTGGGAGTACCTACTACGATCGCCCGCCTGAACGTTCCCTACGGCGACAACGGGGGGTGGATGTACTACCACATGGAGATGATGCTGGCCGGCATCCCGATCCCGGTGCCGCCTGGCGAACCTGCGCTTTACAACCCGATCCACCAGGACGACATCATCGCCACCATCCCCAAATTGCTTGCGGTGGCGACGGTTCCGGCGACGACGGTCAACTGGGCCGGTGATCAGGTCGTCAGCATTCAGCAATGGTGCGCCTACCTCGGGACGCTGACCGGCCGCGAGCCGGTGTTCGACGAGAGTCCCCAGGCCCTGCGCGGCAATCCCGTCGACGTAAGCCGGCTTCGCGAACTCATCGGGACCGGCAGCACCGTCGACTGGCAGGACGGCTTGCGCCGGATGACGGCGAAGTTCCACCCCGAATTGGTCAGCGCCAAGTCATAG
- a CDS encoding alpha/beta fold hydrolase: MADDTQFVDANGLRFAYLAEGSGPLVLMLHGFPDTAHSWDNLRPRIAAKGYRAVSPFMRGYRPSEIPDRDPDQETLARDSLALIDALDAREAIVIGHDWGASAAYGAAALGPERVRKLFVIGIPHPAAVKPSLKKIWGVRHFAAYKLPGAPNRFARNDFAALPAIYRRWSPTWRPDPGEFAAVRASFADPASLKAAFGYYRKLSPIPSASLKAKITVPTVVFAGSDDPIVEPSDYRFAARMFESEYTVEELPGGHFMHREHPEEFADRLLRHL, translated from the coding sequence ATGGCTGATGACACCCAGTTCGTCGACGCGAACGGACTGCGCTTCGCGTACCTGGCAGAGGGTTCGGGGCCGCTGGTGCTGATGTTGCACGGGTTCCCGGACACCGCACATTCCTGGGACAATCTGCGACCCCGGATCGCGGCCAAGGGATACCGTGCGGTCAGCCCTTTCATGCGCGGATACCGTCCGAGCGAAATTCCGGACCGCGATCCCGATCAGGAGACCTTGGCGCGCGATTCCCTCGCCTTGATCGATGCGCTGGATGCGCGGGAGGCCATTGTCATCGGCCACGACTGGGGTGCCTCGGCCGCCTATGGTGCCGCCGCGCTCGGACCCGAGCGGGTGCGGAAGCTGTTCGTGATCGGCATCCCGCACCCTGCGGCGGTCAAGCCGTCGCTGAAGAAGATCTGGGGTGTTCGCCACTTCGCCGCCTATAAGCTCCCGGGCGCGCCTAACCGATTCGCGCGCAACGACTTTGCCGCACTGCCTGCCATCTATCGGCGGTGGTCGCCGACCTGGCGTCCCGATCCCGGCGAGTTCGCCGCCGTCCGGGCCAGTTTCGCTGATCCGGCGAGTTTGAAGGCGGCCTTCGGCTACTACCGGAAGCTCTCCCCTATCCCGTCGGCGTCCCTGAAGGCGAAGATCACGGTGCCCACCGTCGTATTCGCGGGATCGGACGACCCGATCGTCGAGCCGTCAGATTATCGATTCGCCGCGCGGATGTTCGAGAGTGAGTACACCGTCGAAGAACTACCCGGTGGGCACTTCATGCACCGGGAGCACCCCGAGGAATTCGCCGACCGGCTGCTACGCCATCTATGA
- the istB gene encoding IS21-like element helper ATPase IstB, translated as MAEDPIKSVLHYAQALKAPRIRDAAARLAEQARDANWTHEEYLAAVLSREVAAREASGAATRIRSAGFPTRKSLEDFNFDHQPALNRDMVAHLGTGAFLARSRNVVLLGPPGTGKTHLAIGLAIKAAQTGHRIAFATAVDWVARLKAAHTAGRLPVELAKLRRIGLLVVDEVGYIPFEQDAANLFFQLVSSRYEHASLILTSNLPFARWGDVFGDQVVAAAMIDRIVHHADVLTLKGSSYRLKDTGIDTLPSARADNTAQ; from the coding sequence ATGGCCGAGGATCCGATCAAATCCGTCCTGCATTACGCCCAGGCCCTTAAGGCGCCGCGCATCCGCGACGCCGCCGCCCGGCTCGCCGAGCAAGCCCGTGACGCCAACTGGACTCATGAGGAGTATCTGGCGGCGGTGCTTTCCCGGGAGGTCGCGGCCCGGGAAGCCTCCGGTGCGGCGACCCGCATCCGCTCGGCGGGGTTTCCGACGCGCAAGTCGTTGGAAGACTTCAACTTCGATCACCAACCGGCCTTGAACCGGGACATGGTCGCCCACCTAGGCACGGGTGCGTTCCTGGCCAGGTCCCGCAACGTGGTGCTGCTCGGCCCACCGGGAACCGGCAAGACTCACCTCGCCATCGGATTGGCCATCAAAGCCGCCCAGACCGGGCATCGCATCGCGTTCGCCACCGCGGTGGACTGGGTCGCTCGCCTCAAGGCCGCCCACACCGCGGGGCGACTGCCCGTCGAGTTGGCCAAGTTGCGCCGCATCGGCCTTCTCGTCGTCGACGAGGTCGGATACATCCCCTTCGAACAGGACGCCGCGAACTTGTTCTTCCAACTGGTCTCCAGCCGCTACGAACACGCCTCGCTGATTCTGACCTCGAACCTGCCCTTCGCCCGCTGGGGCGACGTGTTCGGAGATCAAGTCGTCGCCGCGGCGATGATCGACCGCATCGTCCACCACGCCGACGTCCTGACCCTCAAAGGCTCCAGCTACCGGCTCAAAGACACCGGAATCGACACCCTGCCCTCCGCCAGAGCCGACAACACGGCACAATAA